A genomic stretch from Thauera sp. GDN1 includes:
- a CDS encoding PP2C family serine/threonine-protein phosphatase — protein MRFTIYQESRVGCRSNNQDRIAHCYSREALLMVVADGMGGHQHGELAAQLAVRHIAQAFRNEARPRLVDPGLFLSRTLTGAHHAILDDALDRMLPEAPRTTIVACVVQDGAAHWAHAGDSRLYLMRGGYIVARTRDHSRAQLLVDQGVLQPDEALLHPGRNRLYSCLGGNQPPQVEHSPRTPLRDGDILALCSDGAWGPASDESMLIHLTAMPLNRGVPGLLDESERRAGTTADNLSMVAMCWHDEDNTGAASAQAISTRSMALDDFTTRLDMTSMGAEAAVGLDEDEIERAIREINATIRKFDQNR, from the coding sequence ATGCGTTTCACGATCTACCAGGAAAGCCGCGTCGGCTGCCGCAGCAACAACCAGGACCGCATCGCCCACTGCTATTCGCGCGAGGCCTTGCTGATGGTGGTCGCCGACGGCATGGGCGGTCACCAGCACGGCGAACTCGCCGCCCAGCTCGCCGTCCGCCACATCGCCCAGGCCTTCCGGAACGAGGCGCGGCCGCGGCTGGTCGATCCGGGGCTGTTCCTGTCGCGCACGCTGACCGGCGCGCACCATGCGATCCTCGACGACGCGCTCGACCGCATGCTGCCGGAAGCGCCGCGCACCACCATCGTCGCCTGCGTGGTGCAGGACGGCGCAGCGCACTGGGCGCATGCCGGCGATTCGCGCCTGTACCTGATGCGCGGCGGCTACATCGTCGCCCGCACCCGCGACCATTCGCGCGCGCAGTTGCTGGTGGACCAGGGCGTGCTGCAGCCCGACGAAGCCCTCCTGCACCCCGGCCGCAACCGGCTGTACTCCTGCCTCGGCGGCAACCAGCCGCCGCAGGTCGAGCACTCGCCGCGCACGCCGCTGCGCGACGGCGACATCCTCGCGCTGTGCAGCGACGGCGCCTGGGGCCCGGCCAGCGACGAGAGCATGCTGATCCACCTCACCGCCATGCCCCTGAACCGCGGCGTGCCGGGCCTGCTCGACGAGTCCGAACGCCGCGCCGGCACCACCGCCGACAACCTGTCGATGGTGGCCATGTGCTGGCACGACGAGGACAATACCGGTGCCGCGAGCGCGCAGGCGATCTCCACCCGCAGCATGGCGCTCGACGACTTCACCACCCGGCTCGACATGACGAGCATGGGTGCGGAAGCCGCCGTCGGCCTCGACGAGGACGAGATCGAGCGCGCCATCCGCGAGATCAACGCCACCATCCGCAAATTCGACCAGAACCGATAG
- the rpoZ gene encoding DNA-directed RNA polymerase subunit omega, which translates to MARITVEDCLKRIPNRFQLTLAATYRARQLTAGGTAQIDVDPLDRDKPTVIALREIEAGKVGLEMLNRGQA; encoded by the coding sequence ATGGCCCGCATCACCGTCGAAGACTGCCTGAAAAGGATTCCGAACCGCTTCCAGCTCACCCTGGCCGCCACCTATCGCGCGCGCCAGCTCACTGCCGGCGGCACCGCACAGATCGACGTCGACCCGCTGGACCGGGACAAGCCCACCGTGATCGCGCTGCGCGAGATCGAGGCGGGCAAGGTCGGTCTCGAGATGCTGAACCGCGGCCAGGCCTGA
- a CDS encoding bifunctional (p)ppGpp synthetase/guanosine-3',5'-bis(diphosphate) 3'-pyrophosphohydrolase — MNTAEAGPAPQPFRPPVSSVLSLDFQQLKAKLQTYLKPEDVGRVEAAYHFSADAHAGQFRVSGEPYVSHPVAVCSLVADWHLDPQALIAALLHDVMEDTHISKAEIAERFGRVSAELVDGLSRLDKIEFRSQEEAQAENFRKMLLAMASDLRVILIKLADRLHNMRTLDHMRPAKRRRIANETLEIYAPIANRLGLNDLFRELQELSFRNKYPLRFEVLSKAIRSARGNRREVVGKILASIEERLPQWGIAAEVQGREKHLYGIYRKMVEKRLSFSQVLDIYGFRVIVKDVPSCYLALGALHSMYKPVPGKFKDYLAIPKANGYQSLHTTLIGPFGMPVEVQIRTREMHHIAETGVASHWLYKEDEKTLTELQQKTHSWLQSLLELQSTSGEATEFLEHVKIDLFPGEVYVFSPMGKIFSMPKGSTPVDFAYAVHTDVGNRCVACRINGDLMPLRSELRNGDQVEIITAAHANPNPAWLSYARTGKARSQIRHFLKNAQQDESVALGERLLNQALRPHGLTLGQISTFAWDRFLRDRGVRNKKDVFADIGLGKRLPVIVARRVAEAQDLESGRPDVVKPKPAGAITIRGSEGVAVQLARCCHPIPGDPIIGTLRKGQGLEVHTHDCPNVAKLRGDRGRWVDVEWEHVVDERMFDVGIRVLSRNLRGVLARVASAIAEEDCNIQSVSMESEQGDYTALSFTLQVHDRMHLARVMRAVRRVQEVVRIGRVKADGRVG, encoded by the coding sequence ATGAACACCGCAGAAGCGGGCCCAGCCCCCCAGCCTTTCCGCCCGCCGGTGTCGAGCGTGCTGTCGCTCGACTTCCAGCAGCTCAAGGCCAAGCTCCAGACCTACCTCAAGCCCGAGGACGTGGGCCGCGTCGAGGCGGCCTACCATTTCTCCGCCGATGCCCACGCCGGGCAGTTCCGCGTCAGTGGCGAGCCCTACGTCAGCCATCCGGTGGCGGTGTGCTCGCTGGTCGCCGACTGGCATCTCGACCCCCAGGCGCTGATCGCCGCGCTCCTCCACGACGTGATGGAGGACACCCACATCTCCAAGGCGGAGATCGCCGAGCGCTTCGGCAGGGTATCGGCCGAGCTGGTCGATGGCCTGTCCAGGCTCGACAAGATCGAGTTCCGCTCGCAGGAAGAGGCGCAGGCGGAGAACTTCCGCAAGATGCTGCTGGCGATGGCGAGCGACCTGCGCGTCATCCTGATCAAGCTCGCCGACCGCCTGCACAACATGCGCACGCTGGACCACATGCGTCCGGCCAAGCGCCGCCGCATCGCCAACGAGACGCTGGAGATCTACGCCCCGATCGCCAACCGCCTCGGCCTCAACGACCTGTTCCGCGAGCTGCAGGAGCTGTCCTTCCGCAACAAGTACCCGCTGCGCTTCGAGGTGTTGTCGAAGGCGATCCGCTCGGCGCGCGGCAACCGCCGCGAGGTGGTCGGCAAGATCCTCGCCAGCATCGAGGAGCGCCTGCCGCAGTGGGGCATCGCCGCCGAGGTGCAGGGCCGCGAGAAGCACCTCTACGGCATCTACCGCAAGATGGTCGAGAAGCGCCTGTCCTTCTCGCAGGTGCTCGACATCTACGGCTTTCGCGTCATCGTCAAGGACGTGCCGAGCTGCTACCTCGCGCTCGGCGCGCTGCACTCGATGTACAAGCCGGTGCCGGGCAAGTTCAAGGACTACCTGGCGATCCCCAAGGCCAACGGCTACCAGAGCCTGCACACCACGCTGATCGGGCCCTTCGGCATGCCGGTCGAGGTGCAGATCCGCACCCGCGAGATGCACCACATCGCCGAGACCGGGGTGGCCTCGCACTGGCTGTACAAGGAAGACGAGAAGACGCTGACCGAGCTGCAGCAGAAGACGCACTCCTGGCTGCAGTCGCTGCTCGAGCTGCAATCCACCTCGGGCGAGGCCACCGAGTTCCTCGAGCACGTCAAGATCGACCTCTTCCCCGGCGAGGTCTATGTGTTCTCGCCGATGGGCAAGATCTTCTCCATGCCCAAGGGCTCGACCCCGGTGGACTTCGCCTATGCGGTGCACACCGACGTCGGCAACCGCTGCGTGGCCTGCCGCATCAACGGCGACCTGATGCCGCTGCGCAGCGAACTGCGCAACGGCGACCAGGTGGAGATCATCACCGCCGCGCACGCCAACCCCAATCCGGCCTGGCTGTCCTACGCGCGCACCGGCAAGGCGCGCTCGCAGATCCGCCATTTCCTCAAGAACGCGCAGCAGGACGAATCGGTCGCGCTCGGCGAGCGCCTGCTCAACCAGGCCCTGCGCCCGCACGGGCTCACCCTGGGGCAGATCTCCACCTTCGCCTGGGACCGCTTCCTGCGCGACCGCGGGGTGCGCAACAAGAAGGACGTGTTCGCCGACATCGGGCTGGGCAAGCGCCTGCCGGTGATCGTCGCCCGCCGCGTGGCCGAGGCCCAGGACCTGGAGTCCGGCCGCCCCGACGTGGTCAAGCCCAAGCCCGCGGGCGCGATCACCATCCGCGGCTCGGAAGGCGTGGCGGTGCAGCTCGCGCGTTGCTGCCACCCGATCCCCGGCGACCCGATCATCGGCACGCTGCGCAAGGGCCAGGGGCTGGAGGTGCATACCCACGACTGTCCCAACGTGGCCAAGCTGCGCGGCGACCGTGGGCGCTGGGTGGACGTGGAATGGGAGCACGTGGTCGACGAGCGCATGTTCGACGTCGGCATCCGCGTGCTCAGCCGCAACTTGCGCGGGGTGCTGGCGCGGGTGGCGAGCGCGATCGCCGAGGAAGACTGCAACATCCAGAGCGTCAGTATGGAAAGCGAGCAGGGCGACTACACCGCGCTCAGCTTCACCCTGCAGGTGCATGACCGCATGCATCTGGCGCGGGTCATGCGCGCGGTGCGCCGGGTGCAGGAAGTCGTCCGCATCGGCCGGGTGAAGGCCGACGGACGCGTGGGCTGA
- a CDS encoding alkaline phosphatase D family protein, which yields MTNRTIVRTSTTCISIRPSAGPSGEPQTGLVRRSPPAWRALRRLALPWLLLALHAAGTSAATLAGGPMAGPATAERVGVWLMTDAPAQVRLEYWPHGQPDAVQRSTPVAASPERGLTARVELDGLQAATRYAYRVLLDGTPVELGEAPAFTTAPADPAAPRELLIATASCTYVPDPPYEVTKDSFGAGFEIFDTVAARRPDVMLWLGDNIYYRDSDFERADEAAARMHRRWAATRSFAPLQRLLRTGQHVAIWDDHDYGPNNANRDFALKATALAHFKDYWANPGYGLPDVAGTFTRVPLGDVELFLLDDRYHRDDDASEDPARTMLGTAQLEWLKGALRDSRATFKLVANGSRMLSDRPSPEQRGGEGWHNFPAERQAFIDWLTAQRIDGVFFVSGDIHYTHLTERERPGTYPLTELTCSPLTARVHPRPFPVREVPGTLVTQRNFCTLAFSGPAGARLLRVSAWDAAGTRLWQAEFPAARLRTP from the coding sequence ATGACCAACAGGACTATCGTGCGCACCTCGACTACCTGCATTTCGATCCGGCCAAGCGCGGGCCCGTCGGGCGAGCCGCAGACCGGGCTCGTTCGACGTTCCCCGCCTGCGTGGCGCGCCCTGCGCCGCCTCGCCCTGCCCTGGCTGCTGCTGGCGCTGCACGCGGCCGGCACCAGCGCGGCCACCCTGGCCGGCGGCCCGATGGCCGGTCCGGCGACGGCCGAACGCGTCGGCGTATGGCTGATGACCGACGCCCCCGCTCAGGTGCGGCTGGAGTACTGGCCGCACGGGCAGCCCGACGCGGTACAGCGCAGCACGCCGGTCGCCGCCAGCCCCGAGCGCGGCCTCACCGCGCGCGTCGAGCTCGACGGCCTGCAGGCCGCCACCCGCTACGCCTACCGCGTGCTGCTCGACGGCACCCCGGTCGAACTCGGCGAGGCGCCCGCGTTCACCACCGCCCCCGCGGATCCGGCCGCGCCGCGCGAGCTGCTCATCGCCACCGCCTCGTGCACCTACGTCCCCGACCCGCCTTACGAGGTCACGAAGGACTCTTTCGGCGCCGGCTTCGAGATCTTCGACACCGTCGCCGCACGGCGACCCGACGTGATGCTGTGGCTCGGCGACAACATCTACTACCGCGACAGCGACTTCGAGCGCGCGGACGAGGCCGCCGCGCGCATGCACCGGCGCTGGGCGGCCACGCGCAGCTTCGCGCCGCTGCAGCGGCTGCTGCGCACCGGCCAGCACGTCGCCATCTGGGACGACCACGACTACGGCCCGAACAACGCCAACCGCGACTTCGCGCTCAAGGCGACGGCGCTGGCGCATTTCAAGGACTACTGGGCGAATCCCGGCTACGGCCTGCCCGACGTGGCCGGCACCTTTACCCGCGTGCCGCTCGGCGACGTCGAGCTCTTCCTGCTCGACGACCGCTACCACCGCGACGACGACGCCAGCGAAGACCCGGCGCGGACCATGCTCGGCACGGCCCAGCTCGAGTGGCTCAAGGGCGCGCTGCGCGACTCGCGCGCCACCTTCAAGCTGGTCGCCAACGGCAGCCGCATGCTCAGCGACCGCCCCTCGCCCGAGCAGCGCGGCGGCGAGGGCTGGCACAACTTCCCGGCCGAGCGCCAGGCCTTCATCGACTGGCTCACGGCGCAGCGCATCGACGGCGTGTTCTTCGTCTCCGGCGACATCCACTACACCCACCTGACCGAGCGCGAGCGACCCGGCACCTACCCGCTGACCGAGCTGACCTGCTCGCCGCTGACCGCGCGCGTGCATCCCCGGCCCTTCCCGGTGCGCGAGGTGCCCGGGACGCTGGTCACGCAGCGCAACTTCTGCACGCTGGCGTTCTCCGGGCCGGCCGGCGCGCGCCTGCTGCGCGTCTCCGCGTGGGACGCCGCTGGCACGCGCCTGTGGCAGGCGGAATTTCCGGCCGCGCGGCTGCGCACGCCGTGA
- a CDS encoding DUF3460 family protein codes for MAMYESDHTKFMREWMEKHPEQRDEQKKGRALWWDKPQRVDEQERLATARVPVKPYYYDANR; via the coding sequence ATGGCGATGTACGAATCCGATCACACGAAGTTCATGCGCGAGTGGATGGAGAAGCATCCGGAGCAGCGCGACGAGCAGAAGAAGGGCCGCGCCCTGTGGTGGGACAAGCCGCAGCGCGTCGACGAGCAGGAGCGTCTCGCCACCGCGCGCGTGCCGGTCAAGCCCTATTACTACGACGCGAACCGCTGA
- the rph gene encoding ribonuclease PH: protein MRPSQRQPDQLRDVRLTRGFTCHAEGSVLVEFGATRVLCTASVEESVPGFLRGRGQGWVTAEYGMLPRATHTRSAREAAKGKQSGRTQEIQRLIGRSLRAVVDLGALGERQVIVDCDVLQADGGTRTAAITGACVAVHDALVGLVTAGKLAHNPMREFVAAVSVGIHQGVPVLDLDYAEDSDCDTDMNVVMTEGGGLIEVQGTAEGTAFSRAELNALLDLAELGGRRLFELQRAAVRSAILSA, encoded by the coding sequence ATGCGACCCAGCCAGCGCCAGCCCGACCAACTCCGCGACGTCCGCCTCACCCGCGGCTTCACCTGCCACGCCGAAGGCTCGGTACTGGTCGAATTCGGCGCCACCCGCGTGCTGTGCACCGCCAGCGTCGAGGAGTCCGTGCCCGGCTTCCTGCGCGGCCGGGGCCAGGGCTGGGTGACCGCCGAGTACGGCATGCTGCCGCGCGCCACCCACACCCGCAGCGCGCGCGAGGCCGCCAAGGGCAAGCAGAGCGGCCGCACCCAGGAGATCCAGCGCCTGATCGGGCGCAGCCTGCGCGCGGTGGTCGACCTCGGCGCGCTCGGCGAGCGCCAGGTCATCGTCGACTGCGACGTGCTGCAGGCCGACGGCGGCACCCGCACCGCCGCCATCACCGGCGCCTGCGTCGCGGTGCACGACGCGCTGGTCGGCCTGGTCACCGCCGGCAAGCTCGCCCACAACCCGATGCGCGAATTCGTCGCCGCGGTGTCGGTCGGCATCCACCAGGGCGTGCCGGTGCTCGACCTCGACTACGCCGAGGACTCCGACTGCGACACCGACATGAACGTGGTGATGACCGAAGGCGGCGGCCTGATCGAGGTCCAGGGCACGGCCGAAGGCACGGCCTTCTCGCGCGCCGAACTCAACGCCCTGCTCGACCTCGCCGAACTCGGCGGCCGCCGGCTGTTCGAACTGCAACGTGCCGCGGTGCGCTCGGCCATCCTCTCCGCCTGA
- a CDS encoding serine/threonine-protein kinase, which yields MPSQANCALPQGFQLDQYRIERQLSLGGFSIVYLAYDAQDTPVAIKEYLPNALALRREGQTEPQVPEEHSLAFRYGMKCFFEEGRALAKLMHPNVVRVLNFFRANGTVYMVMQFERGRTLHEHIRKHQGGLGEMPIRAVFARLLNGLREVHSHRLLHLDIKPSNIYLRTDGTPVLLDFGAARHAKSPEDQPALKPMYTPGYAAPEQYEKRERLGPWTDIYSVGASLHASVTGRAPPRADERLKADTLQPLARTHAGRYDAQLLELIDWCLQLDPLDRPQSVYALQKALIHRHAAADRPEHWFTDLGSRLKSFIGRS from the coding sequence ATGCCGTCTCAAGCCAACTGCGCCCTGCCACAGGGCTTTCAGCTCGACCAGTACCGCATCGAGCGGCAGCTGTCGCTGGGCGGCTTCTCGATCGTCTACCTGGCCTACGACGCCCAGGACACCCCGGTCGCGATCAAGGAATACCTGCCCAACGCGCTCGCGCTGCGCCGCGAGGGCCAGACCGAGCCGCAGGTGCCGGAAGAGCATAGCCTCGCCTTCCGCTACGGCATGAAGTGCTTCTTCGAGGAAGGACGCGCGCTCGCCAAGCTGATGCACCCCAACGTGGTGCGCGTGCTCAACTTCTTCCGCGCCAACGGCACCGTGTACATGGTCATGCAGTTCGAGCGCGGGCGCACCCTGCACGAGCACATCCGCAAGCACCAGGGCGGGCTCGGCGAGATGCCGATCCGCGCGGTGTTCGCGCGCCTGCTCAACGGCCTGCGCGAGGTGCATTCGCACCGGCTGCTGCACCTCGACATCAAGCCCTCGAACATCTACCTGCGCACCGACGGCACGCCGGTGCTGCTCGACTTCGGCGCCGCCCGCCACGCCAAGTCGCCCGAGGACCAGCCGGCACTGAAGCCGATGTACACCCCCGGCTACGCCGCGCCCGAGCAGTACGAGAAGCGCGAGCGGCTCGGTCCATGGACCGACATCTACAGCGTCGGCGCCAGCCTCCATGCGAGCGTGACCGGCCGCGCCCCGCCGCGGGCGGACGAGCGCCTGAAGGCCGACACGCTGCAGCCGCTGGCGCGCACCCACGCCGGGCGCTACGACGCCCAGCTGCTGGAACTGATCGACTGGTGCCTGCAGCTCGACCCGCTCGACCGGCCGCAGAGCGTGTATGCGCTGCAGAAGGCCCTGATCCACCGCCATGCCGCGGCCGATCGGCCCGAGCACTGGTTCACCGACCTCGGCAGCCGCCTGAAGTCCTTCATCGGCCGCAGCTGA
- the gmk gene encoding guanylate kinase, which translates to MPGTLFIVTAPSGAGKTTLVRGLLQRDPRVQLSISYTTRAPRPGEQDGREYHFVDVATFRSLRDRGEFLEWAEVHGNYYATSRVWLKAQIEAGRDTLLEIDWQGAQQVRKHFPGAVGVFILPPSMEALESRLRGRNTDSDEVISRRLLGARGEMRHVAEFDYVIINDEIDAALDDLVAVVRAARLRCANQHQRHPEYFAFLEQD; encoded by the coding sequence ATGCCCGGAACCCTCTTCATCGTCACCGCGCCTTCGGGCGCCGGCAAGACCACCCTGGTGCGCGGCCTGCTGCAGCGCGATCCCCGCGTGCAGCTGTCGATCTCCTACACCACCCGCGCCCCGCGCCCCGGCGAGCAGGACGGGCGCGAGTACCACTTCGTCGACGTGGCCACCTTCCGCAGCCTGCGCGATCGCGGCGAGTTCCTGGAGTGGGCGGAGGTGCACGGCAACTACTACGCCACCTCCAGGGTCTGGCTCAAGGCGCAGATCGAGGCCGGCCGCGATACCCTGCTCGAGATCGACTGGCAGGGCGCGCAGCAGGTGCGCAAGCACTTCCCGGGTGCGGTGGGCGTGTTCATCCTGCCGCCGTCGATGGAGGCGCTCGAGTCCCGCCTGCGCGGCCGCAACACCGACAGCGACGAGGTCATCAGCCGCCGCCTGCTCGGCGCGCGCGGGGAAATGCGCCATGTCGCCGAATTCGACTACGTTATAATCAACGACGAAATCGATGCCGCGCTCGACGACCTGGTCGCCGTAGTGCGGGCTGCGCGTTTGCGTTGCGCCAACCAGCACCAGCGGCATCCCGAATATTTCGCCTTTCTCGAACAGGATTGA
- a CDS encoding YicC/YloC family endoribonuclease, with the protein MVQSMTGFAVQTRDLGSVSLHLELRSVNSRYLDLGFRIVDDLRAAEPAIRERISARLGRGKVECRLNLQAGHAAPRNMALNAALLDQLADAQATLRARFADAAPLSVNELLRWPGMLADDSLGFDEMLPAIVELANAALDDLVETRRREGEKLADMIRERVARMRELVATATPRMPAVVIEYQERLTAKLRDAVAGLDEDRIRQEVALYAQRIDVDEELTRLVTHLDEVERILKAGGAAGKRLDFLMQELNREANTLASKSPATDITGIAMEMKVLIEQMREQVQNLE; encoded by the coding sequence ATGGTTCAAAGCATGACGGGTTTCGCAGTCCAGACGCGAGACCTGGGCAGTGTCAGCCTCCACCTCGAGCTGCGCAGCGTGAATTCGCGCTATCTCGACCTCGGTTTCCGCATCGTGGACGACCTGCGCGCGGCCGAGCCGGCGATCCGCGAGCGCATCTCGGCCCGCCTCGGGCGCGGCAAGGTCGAGTGCCGCCTGAATCTGCAGGCCGGCCACGCCGCGCCGCGCAACATGGCGCTGAACGCCGCGCTGCTCGACCAGCTCGCCGATGCCCAGGCCACGCTGCGCGCCCGTTTCGCCGACGCCGCGCCGCTGTCGGTCAATGAGCTGCTGCGCTGGCCCGGCATGCTCGCCGACGACAGCCTCGGCTTCGACGAGATGCTGCCGGCGATCGTCGAGCTCGCCAACGCCGCGCTCGACGACCTGGTCGAGACCCGCCGCCGCGAGGGCGAGAAGCTTGCCGACATGATCCGCGAGCGCGTCGCGCGCATGCGCGAGCTGGTCGCCACCGCGACGCCGCGCATGCCCGCGGTGGTGATCGAATACCAGGAGCGCCTGACCGCCAAGCTGCGCGACGCCGTCGCCGGCCTGGACGAGGACCGCATCCGCCAGGAAGTGGCGCTCTACGCCCAGCGCATCGACGTGGACGAGGAGCTGACCCGGCTCGTCACCCACCTCGACGAGGTCGAGCGCATCCTCAAGGCCGGCGGCGCGGCCGGCAAGCGGCTCGACTTCCTGATGCAGGAACTCAACCGCGAGGCCAACACCCTCGCCTCCAAGTCGCCCGCGACCGACATCACCGGCATCGCCATGGAGATGAAGGTGCTGATCGAGCAGATGCGCGAGCAGGTGCAGAACCTCGAATAG
- the hemW gene encoding radical SAM family heme chaperone HemW, producing the protein MTTRRIIPLTPATIPARALPLPERPQLETPPPLSLYVHFPWCVKKCPYCDFNSHAPREGGIPEQAWVDAVLADLQHALPQVWGRRVHSVFIGGGTPSLMSAATLDALLTGIRMLLPLDPLAEVTLEANPGTVEAGRFRDYRAAGVNRLSLGIQSFDDVMLAKIGRIHGGDEARRAIDAARTHFERVNLDLMYALPGQTLDMALADLETAIGFGVQHLSCYHLTLEPNTPFAHDPPPLPDDDSAADMQDAIEARLAAAGFAHYETSAFARPHEQSRHNLNYWTFGDYLGIGPGAHGKLSSHEGIRREMRHKHPTRYLEGAARGDFIQEAREVSVAELPFEFMMNALRLTEGVPAKLFAARTGVPIESITDELAQARERGLLDTADGQLRPTAQGRRFLNELLQVFLRD; encoded by the coding sequence GTGACCACCCGCCGCATCATCCCGCTGACCCCCGCCACGATCCCTGCGCGCGCCCTGCCGCTGCCCGAACGTCCGCAGCTCGAAACCCCGCCGCCGCTGTCCCTGTACGTGCATTTCCCGTGGTGCGTGAAGAAGTGCCCCTACTGCGACTTCAACTCCCACGCCCCGCGCGAGGGCGGCATCCCCGAGCAGGCCTGGGTGGACGCGGTGCTCGCCGACCTCCAGCACGCCCTGCCCCAGGTCTGGGGCCGGCGGGTGCACAGCGTCTTCATCGGCGGTGGCACGCCCAGCCTGATGTCGGCGGCCACGCTCGATGCGCTCCTCACCGGCATCCGCATGCTGCTGCCGCTCGACCCGCTCGCCGAGGTCACGCTCGAGGCCAACCCGGGCACGGTGGAGGCCGGGCGCTTCCGCGACTACCGCGCCGCCGGCGTCAATCGCCTGTCGCTCGGCATCCAGAGCTTCGACGACGTCATGCTGGCGAAGATCGGTCGCATCCACGGCGGCGACGAGGCCCGGCGCGCGATCGACGCCGCACGCACGCACTTCGAGCGCGTGAACCTCGACCTGATGTACGCGCTGCCCGGCCAGACCCTGGACATGGCGCTCGCCGACCTGGAGACGGCCATCGGCTTCGGCGTGCAGCACCTGTCCTGCTACCACCTCACGCTCGAGCCCAACACCCCCTTCGCGCACGACCCGCCGCCGCTGCCCGACGACGACAGCGCCGCCGACATGCAGGACGCGATCGAGGCCCGCCTGGCCGCGGCCGGCTTCGCGCACTACGAGACCTCCGCCTTCGCCCGCCCGCACGAGCAGAGCCGCCATAACCTCAACTACTGGACCTTCGGCGACTACCTCGGCATCGGCCCCGGCGCCCACGGCAAGCTCTCCAGCCACGAGGGCATCCGCCGCGAGATGCGCCACAAGCATCCGACGCGTTATCTGGAAGGCGCGGCGCGCGGCGACTTCATCCAGGAAGCGCGCGAGGTGTCGGTGGCGGAACTGCCCTTCGAGTTCATGATGAACGCGCTGCGCCTGACCGAAGGCGTGCCGGCGAAGCTGTTCGCCGCGCGCACCGGGGTGCCGATCGAGTCCATCACCGACGAGCTGGCGCAGGCGCGCGAGCGCGGGCTGCTCGATACGGCGGACGGCCAGCTGCGGCCGACCGCGCAGGGTCGTCGCTTCCTGAACGAGTTGCTGCAGGTGTTTCTGCGCGATTGA
- a CDS encoding DUF2703 domain-containing protein, protein MKTLNILWQRLVTPEGETCERCGGTYDAIVQAIPKLREALRPLGIEPVLETREIALDAFKGMPSESNRIWIAGRSIEDWLGAGVGKSTCCSACGGAECRTLEVGRVSFEAIPEQLILEAALLAASASPSADKGGGGDAGSASDTTGS, encoded by the coding sequence ATGAAGACCCTGAACATCCTGTGGCAGCGACTCGTCACGCCTGAAGGGGAGACCTGCGAGCGCTGCGGCGGCACGTACGACGCCATCGTCCAGGCCATCCCCAAGCTTCGGGAGGCGTTGCGGCCGCTTGGCATCGAGCCCGTTCTGGAAACGCGGGAGATCGCGCTCGACGCGTTCAAGGGCATGCCCTCGGAATCGAACCGGATCTGGATCGCCGGGCGTTCGATCGAGGATTGGCTGGGCGCGGGCGTCGGCAAAAGCACCTGCTGCTCGGCCTGCGGCGGCGCGGAGTGCCGGACACTGGAGGTCGGAAGGGTGAGCTTCGAGGCGATTCCGGAGCAGCTGATCCTCGAGGCCGCGCTGCTTGCCGCGTCCGCATCCCCGAGTGCTGACAAAGGAGGAGGTGGAGATGCAGGAAGTGCGAGCGATACGACCGGATCGTGA
- the rdgB gene encoding RdgB/HAM1 family non-canonical purine NTP pyrophosphatase — MSKRLVLASNNAKKAAEMQALLAPLGIEVIPQSVFGVSEAEEPHPSFVENALAKARHASAATGLPAVADDSGLCVEALDGAPGVISARFAGEPKSDARNNALLLEKLAHLGEPAKRRAYFYSAVVLVRHADDPRPLIADGEWHGEILTAARGEGGFGYDPLFWVPELEQTAAELDATLKNTLSHRGAAMRHLLARLASHPL, encoded by the coding sequence ATGAGCAAACGACTCGTCCTCGCCAGCAACAACGCCAAGAAGGCCGCCGAGATGCAGGCCCTGCTCGCCCCGCTCGGCATCGAGGTCATCCCGCAATCGGTGTTCGGCGTGAGTGAAGCCGAGGAACCGCACCCGAGCTTCGTCGAGAACGCGCTCGCCAAGGCCCGCCACGCCTCCGCCGCCACCGGCCTGCCCGCGGTCGCCGACGACTCCGGCCTGTGCGTGGAAGCGCTCGACGGCGCCCCAGGCGTGATCTCCGCCCGCTTCGCCGGCGAACCGAAGTCCGACGCGCGCAACAACGCGCTGCTGCTGGAGAAGCTCGCCCACCTCGGCGAACCGGCGAAGCGCCGCGCGTATTTCTACTCCGCCGTGGTGCTGGTGCGCCACGCCGACGACCCGCGCCCGCTGATCGCCGACGGCGAATGGCACGGCGAAATCCTCACCGCCGCGCGCGGCGAGGGCGGCTTCGGCTACGACCCGCTGTTCTGGGTCCCCGAGCTGGAGCAGACCGCGGCCGAACTCGACGCCACGCTCAAGAACACCCTCAGCCACCGCGGCGCCGCGATGCGCCACCTGCTCGCCCGCCTCGCCTCGCATCCGCTGTAA